TAATTGATTATCAATTAAAAGCACAACATCCGGCTGCGGTTCATTGTCCAAATCTAAGCGTACTGTGGCATTATCCGCTAAGTCCACATTAGGAGTAGAAGCTTGATAAACCCCCAACCAAGTAATCAATTGCCCGTGAGGTTGTCCATGACTTTTAAATCTTAGGGGGGACGCCACGTACACAACTCCTTCGATTAATTCTGCTTTCTTAATGTGCGGCATTGCTGTATAACGGCGCTCAAATTCGGGGCGCGTGAGGCGATCGCCACTTTCTAAAGGTGGTATTTTACCTATAGTTGAACCATGCTTTACAGAAGGTGTCATGTATGGGTTCCTCGTTTTGCAAAGCGTTAGCTTAAATGTAGCATCCTACTTCTTGCTCTCGCTTATTCCTTATTAATGTTTCGCTCAAATTCATCAATTGCTTGAATGGAGTCGGAAATTGAGATGCATTGTTCTAGTAAGGAAATATCTAACTGCGGCAAAAACTCGCTTGATTTTATTTGCTCGTACCCATAGGTGTCAGGGTAAAGAGTGGCTTGAGGAGCTTCTGGATTGTCCCGTAAGTGGTACAGTTTAAATTGATATCTCTCCCAGAACCAAACTTCTGAAACTCCTAGGCGTCGGTAAACCTCTAATTTTCTTATGTTGCCACTAGTCACAACGACTTCTATGGCTATGTCCGGTACTTTTTTTGCTTCTCCTATGCAATAACATATCTGCTGGTGCAGCATTCCACAAAATGTGTTAAACATTAACCCTGTAACAGGTTTTGATATGATGATCGGCAAATTACCCATAATTAAGCAGCCAGTTCAGACCACCAATAAAAATTGGTTAAACCACGAACAAAATCAGCCCGATCAATGATTTGGCGACAACGTTTAATTAAAGCCCTGCTTACTGAGCACCGTTTATTCTAAGCGGTAACTGGCTTTAACACTTTTGGCCCAGTTGGGGGTGCGATGGACCCCGCAACAAGGTCATACCTTCTTCACCAGTCAGCTAAGGTATGCGATGCTTCTTCTGAAAATCCTACTAAAGCAATAGGCTCCGAGTCAGGAAATACAGCAACAATTTGTAAATCGCCTCCCATTGCCTGAATGTACTTTCGCAAGGTAGAAAGCATCAAGTCAGTGCGCTGTTCAATACGAGAAACATTTCCTTGATCGATACGAAGACACTCTGCTATTTGTTTCTGGGTTATTTTTCTCGCTTGTCTAAGTTCTTGTCGTGTCATTTCTGAAGCTATAAGCTCACTCGTGAGCTGCTCAACTTCTTTTCGATCTTCTGGTGATAATTCTGCCAGTTTTTCTCTTAAAGTTTTTCCCATACAGAACCTACTCATCCTCTAATTGAGATAAATGCATCTCAAACCGGGCATCAGCTTTCTTGATGAGTTGTTTATAGAACAAGCGCTTACTAATACCAGATTTATCACCTGCTACCAGTAAAATTGCAGATCGCTTCGGATCAAAAGCAAATGCTATCCGCCAAACACCATCAGCCGCGTTAAACCGCAACTCTTTCATGTTGGAGTACTGTGACCCCTTAAGGGTGTCAACGTGTGGACGCCCTAGCTGTGAACCAAATTGTTCTAGCAAACCTGCCATAGCGAGTACCATTTTTTGTACTTCAAAAGGCAAGGCATTAAACTCTGGCTCAAATTCATCATGAAATTCAACTACCCAGTTCATTCATTTATTATGCTTTAAAAAACATATGCTTTCAAGGGTATATCAGATAGATATAAAATACACTTATTAATAAAATACTGAATACAATCACACTCTTATAGCTCTACCGCTTCTAAAAACCTTTTTATATCAAGTTCGGCTGATTGACCATAAGAAAAATTTCTCCCTTGTCCCCGTGTCTGGTGTGTCTGCCCTAACTATGGGTATGCAACCGGACATGATATAAATCCAACTCCGGCTATAGCCTGTGACTGCTACCACTTCTTCAGTCCCTATACCTTTGGCTAACAACCAAATTATCTGGTAGTGTGTCCGCGATCGAGCGGCTCCTTGGCTTGTCGGTAACCTCTTTCCAGTTCTTCTAGGCTCAGATGTGGCTCGATTGTTACTCGTCTTGGCCGAAGCGATCGCACTCAACTGTATTCTGATTTATATTATGGGTGATTTGGCGGACATCATATGATTTGATATGTGAGCGCTGTATCATCCAACTTTTGTACTATTTGACTGAGCTAATTATTAGCACGTTTTTTTTAAGACACGATACTGTTTAAAGTTTGCTCCCAATCTACTACAAACAACCTTGGTTTCTCAAAACGTGATATATGCTTAACATTGGTTGTTATAATGGTAACTTCATCAAAATTTGGCAATTGAAGAGTGGCTTGAGATGCAAGAATTACATCTATATCCAAACTATCTTTACTCGCAGTTGGTTTCCCTTGGTTTCGCACTTCTGCCCATAGTTCTGCTGCTTGTCGCATCGTTTCATTTGTCAATGGAATAAGAAATTGACTAAGTTTATCAAGGCGCTCAATACTTTTCTGTTTCTTTCCCCTAATCAGTTCACGCCTAAGTTCGTAGTCAACTATTTCTGGTACTCGTATAACAACGCCAGATTCTTGCAAGGAATGTAACCATTGTTTAACTCTCGGATCTCCTTTTGGGTGCGTCACTTCGCTATTCGGGTGCGAATCCAGTAGTACAGATCTTTTCATCTATTTTTCAACCAACCGATTCTGGTTAAGCCCTGCCTTAATCTCAGGAAGTACTGTTTCATCGTACCCAGAGTCATCAGATATCCATTCGTCAACAAGCTCTATAATCTTTTCCAAAGAATCTTCCTCCAAAAAGGACTTTTCTTCGTCTAATATCTGTTCAGACAAGGTTTTTAAAAGCTGGTCTTCTTTATCCCGCAAATTCATTTCCACTGCCACTGCCAACCCACAAGTGTCATGACTGCCGTTGCTGCTAGGACAAATGACGCATGACCCCTATGGGAGTACAAACCGATTGGCTGTTGGTTTTGGAAAATAGTACTGGCTAAGATGTTATCTCTGAGAAGTTGACCTGATGTGGCAGTGTAGTCGATTTTCCAGTTAAGGGCTTGGGAGAAAATGCTGAGCGCCAGGACGACACCGCCAATGACTAAACCAGTGAGTTGAGAACGGGCTAGTTCTGGATGCAGTCTGAGCAGTAGGGTATTGCTGAGGGTGAAGATAGCAATGAGTCCCCAGTAGAGCAACCCATCACCCATCTGTTCTTGACCGAGTAGGGAGTGTAGGGGGAAAGGACTTGTAAGAGTTGAGATGAGTCCAACACCGAGAAATATCTCCCACAACAGCTTGCTAATTTTCCAATTCTGGGGAATCTTGAGTTGAGACCTTTCTGACCACAGAATTAAGAAGTTGAATATGCAGGTGAGCAGGATGACGAGTACTTTTGGTTGAGTCCAGATTTCCCCTCGCGTTACTCCCCAAGGATTGATGAGAATTATGCTGAGGGAAAACAGTAGAGTGTAAAGGTGGTTCACGACTGTTTGTCTTTACGAATTTTCAGAGCTTTCGCTACACCCCATGTTGCGAGTGCCAGCAGCCCTAATGCAGATGCGGATTCAGGGGTAGATTTAGATTTTTGGGAAGTCTTGTCGCTATCAGGGATTGAAGGCCTTTGAGAAGCAGTTCTTGCTGATAGGGTTTGAGCACACCCACCGCCTCCGCTACTACCGTAACTTGAACTGGCGATCGCATTCCCACTGCTATCAAGCAATTGCACATCAGCATTCCCACTTAAACCGTTCATGGCAAGATTTAAGCTCCTAGTAGTGTCGAGGCTGAAACGGTAGTAGTCGTTAGTGTCAGCGCTACCCACCCAATCAGTATAAGTGCTGCTAGTAGAATTGAGAGTTATCTGACGTGCGCTGTTGAGGTTGTTTCCAGCAAAGTCATTGATTGTTGCTGACACGCTCAAATTGTAGTTGGTGTTAGCACCGTTGTATGGATAGACTCGAATATGGTAGGTGCCTGCGTCTAGACTGCGGTTGATAAATTCAGTAACTACTCCACTCTGAGTAGAACTAGCAAGCACATTACCACTGTTATTGAGCAATTGCACATCAACATTCTCAATCAAACCATTTAAGGTAAGATTCACACTGCTGTTACTGCTAAGATTGAAGCGATAGAAATCATCAGTGTCAGATGAACCTACCCAATCGCTATAGCTACTAGCTGTGGAATTTAGGGTAATCTGACGTGCATTGTTGAGGGTGTTTCCAGCATAATCGTTGATTGTTGCTGACACGCTCAAGTTGTAGTTGGTGTTGGCACCACCATAGGGATAGACTTGGATATAGTAAGTGCCTGCATCCAGAGTACGGCTAATAGATTCAGCAGTGGTGCTACCGTTAGTTGAACTAGCAAGTGCGTTGCCACTACTGTCAAGCAACTGCACGTCTGCATCAGTGACAAGACCATTGAGAGCAAGATTAAAGTTGCTAGTTTGACTAAGGTTGAAACGGTAGTAGTCGTTGGTGTCAGCGCTACCCACCCAATCACTGTAGGTGCTAGCTGTAGAATTTAGGGTGATTTGACGTGCATTGTTGAGAGTGTTTCCAGCAAAGTCATTGATTGTTGCTGATGCGCTCAAGTTGTAGTTAGTGTTGGCACCACCATAGGGATAGACTCGGATATAGTAAGTGCCTGCATTTAAAGTAGGGCTGATAGATTCAGCAGTGGTGCCAATGTTACCTGAAAGGGCAACTCTTCAGGCAAAACAAAATTTGCGTTTTAGTAACATTAGAACCGCTACTCAACAACCGATAAGATAATTTGTTGCAGTCGGGAGATCGCTAGTTTTTACAGCCCTTCGCCTCACCTTACCGGGGCAGCAACAACAATATTCTCTCAAATTTTGGGCAGTTTCGCTCAAGAAAAGCTTGTTCAATAGCTATCATAAATCCTTCAATAAATAGCATAATGGGTAGATGCATAAGTATTTAATGCAATGTAATGCTTTGTGCGACTGCGAGCGAAATAAAAGAATACTTTTAACTCGTTCATCAATTATTTTCTATTTTTTATTTTTGGTAAATCCTAAAATTTACTGAATTAATAAAACTAGCATCTACGGAATCAGTCAATGAAGATTTATTGTTACTTTATAAAGTCAATCTAAAGAAAATGATAATGAAAGAAGTTGAATTTTAAAAAAAACATAAAGACACAGAGAGCACCTCTTAGTGTACCGACGCTGCTATCTCTCCTCTTAGATTATCGTCACTTTTGATATCAAACCATCTAAAAGTGGAGTAGTTTTGAGGTACAATGACAAGTCGGGAATTTGACTTTACGATATGCGATCGCTAAGGGATTTCCAAATAAAAGAATATCCCAGAATTCCTTGTGGTGCGGGCGTCCCGCCCGCCACCAGTAGAGGACGGGCGGGGACGCCCGTCCCACAAGAGGGATAATTTATTTCTTGGAAATCCTTAAAAGTGGAGGATTTTTGAGGTATAGTGACGGGCCGGGAATTTGACTTCACGATATGCCTTAAATCACCCAACTTCACCCCCAACCACCACATCACGAATCCGTAAACTGGGTCCCCCACAACCCACAGCCAAACCATTTTGTCCGCCTTTACCACAACCCCCAGATTCATCCCAGTAAAAATCATCACCGATCACTTCAATATCTGCCAGAGTTTGGAAAACATTCCCTGAAAGCGTCACATCTTTAACAGGTTCAGCAATTTTACCGTTTCTAATCATCCACGCTTCCCCTGCACTAAAGGTGAACATCTCCCCATTCGTCATCCCACCCAACCAGTTACGCGCATAAACTCCTTCTTTAATCTCACTAAATAAATCCTCCACGGGCGTCTTACCCCTTTCAATCCAGGTATTGGTCATCCGTACAATGGGAGGGAAGTGATAGTTGAGACACCGCGCATTACCCGTAGGCTCTTCATCCAATTTGCCTGCTGTTTCGCGGGAATGCAAGCGCCCCACCAATACGCCATCTTGAATCAACTGTGTTGTGGTTGCTGGTGTGCCTTCATCGTCGTAAAAATAGCTACCGCGATGCCCATCTGGCGCAGCACCATCAAAAATGTGCAACTCTTTTGGACCAAACCGCCGCCCAATGGTCATCACTTCTAATAAATCTGGGTTTTCGTAAGCCATGTCTGCTTCGGAAAGATGCCCAAAGGCTTCATGGACAAATAACCCGGTGAGAATGGGGTCAATCACTACAGTGTAAGTATTTCCTTTGACTGATGGCAAAGATAACGCTGCAACTGCTCTTTGTGCTGCAAGTTTTACTTGTTCATCTAGAGTCATTAAATCTTCAAAGGCTTTGCGCGAACCTGAGGTTTCCCTTCCCGTTTGTACCGTCTCTCCATTTCTGGCTGTTGCAGCAAAACGGATTTCCATATCTACCCAAGATTGCTCAATATAGGTTTTTTCACTGGTGGCAATGATGACTCTTTGAGTGCTGTCAGCATAACGCACTGAGGTGGTGGTAATGCGTGAGTCAACACCTCTGAGCAAGTCCATGTAGCGATCGCACAATTCTTTTTTCTGTTTGAGCGGAATTTGCCGGGGATCGGTTCCCCTTAGAGGCAACACGCATATTTCTTGTATTATGTCAATAGAAGCTAATACAGTCTCCTCATCGCCGACAATTCTAGCCGCAGCAATGGCTTCTTCTATGCGATCGCGAATTGTGGAAAGCTGGTTAAAGCTACTAAACCCCCATCCCCCTTTATAACAAGCACGAATCTGTCCGCCAATTGAGATCCCTTCGCTAAGAGTTTCTACCTTGTCGCCACGCAACAAGATATCAGTTCCTTCAGCTTCTTCAAGGCGAATCATCAGATAATCTACGCTTGGTGAGTAGCGGGCGATGAGGTCAGAAAGCAAATTTTGAGCGTCAGCGAGTAAGGTCTGCATTTGTAACTAGGGAACAATAACCAACTCCATTTATTGTCCATTGATAGGGGTATTGTGTACCACTTATTATGGGAGTGAGAAACATCTCTCAGATTAAATGCATCATGAGAAAAAATCGGCAACTCTTGTTGTTAGAGTTTCAGAGTCATAACGCTTTACAATAATTGATTGCCCCGTTTCTTACAGTCAGGGTAAACGAGTGATGCTCTCAAGATTGCGAAAAAAGCTGCAAACCGCCTCAGAATTGAAACCAGTGGTTCCAACTGATGTTAAAACAATACTTCCCTTGGTGGGAATCTTCTTTGTCCTCTGTCTCTTTGTTACCCTAAATCGTTACTACAGTTTTTACGCCTCTTTTGACCAAGGCATTTTTAACCAAGTTTTCTGGAATAACCTTCACGGACGCTTCTTCCAAAGTTCCCTTTCCTCAAGTCTTTCAACTAATGTTGTTCACGCTGGAGAAGTTGCCACTGTTTATTATCATCGCCTGGGTCAACACTTTACTCCAGCGTTGTTACTTTGGCTACCAATATATGCTTTATTTCCCTCCCCGGCAACTTTAGTCGTTTTCCAGGTAATTTTTATTACTGCTGCGGGTCTGGTGTTGTACTTGTTGGCGCGACATTACTTAGAACCACCCCTGGCAGTAATGATAACTGCTAGTTTCTACGGGGCTAACGCTGTTATCGGTCCCACCTTAAGCAATTTTCACGACATCAGCCAAATTCCATTGTTTGTCTTCGGGTTGCTTCTAGCAATGGAAAAGCGCTGGTGGCAACCATTTTGGTTACTCGCTGTTTTGATTTTGGCGGTTCGTGAAGATGCTGGTATCGGCTTATTTGGCGTTGGCGTTTACATGATTTTAAGCAAACGCTTTCCCCGTGCTGGGCTTGCTGTCTGTACCTTGAGTTTCAGTTATATCTTGGTTCTTACTAATACAATCATGCCCCTGTTTTCCAAGGATATTTCCCAGCGTTTTATGTTGGAACGGTTTGGGCAATATGCGGATGGGAATGAAGCTTCCACTTTAGAAATTATCTGGGGTATGATTAGTAACCCTTGGCGCTTATTGGTAGAACTAGTTACACCTGTAGACCGTACTATCAAGTATCTACTGGGTCACTG
This genomic interval from Scytonema hofmannii PCC 7110 contains the following:
- a CDS encoding Uma2 family endonuclease; amino-acid sequence: MGNLPIIISKPVTGLMFNTFCGMLHQQICYCIGEAKKVPDIAIEVVVTSGNIRKLEVYRRLGVSEVWFWERYQFKLYHLRDNPEAPQATLYPDTYGYEQIKSSEFLPQLDISLLEQCISISDSIQAIDEFERNINKE
- a CDS encoding helix-turn-helix domain-containing protein; the protein is MGKTLREKLAELSPEDRKEVEQLTSELIASEMTRQELRQARKITQKQIAECLRIDQGNVSRIEQRTDLMLSTLRKYIQAMGGDLQIVAVFPDSEPIALVGFSEEASHTLADW
- a CDS encoding type II toxin-antitoxin system RelE/ParE family toxin, producing MNWVVEFHDEFEPEFNALPFEVQKMVLAMAGLLEQFGSQLGRPHVDTLKGSQYSNMKELRFNAADGVWRIAFAFDPKRSAILLVAGDKSGISKRLFYKQLIKKADARFEMHLSQLEDE
- a CDS encoding type II toxin-antitoxin system VapC family toxin; the encoded protein is MKRSVLLDSHPNSEVTHPKGDPRVKQWLHSLQESGVVIRVPEIVDYELRRELIRGKKQKSIERLDKLSQFLIPLTNETMRQAAELWAEVRNQGKPTASKDSLDIDVILASQATLQLPNFDEVTIITTNVKHISRFEKPRLFVVDWEQTLNSIVS
- a CDS encoding PPC domain-containing protein gives rise to the protein MSASATINDFAGNTLNNARQITLNSTASTYSDWVGSADTNDYYRFNLSQTSNFNLALNGLVTDADVQLLDSSGNALASSTNGSTTAESISRTLDAGTYYIQVYPYGGANTNYNLSVSATINDYAGNTLNNARQITLNSTASSYSDWVGSSDTDDFYRFNLSSNSSVNLTLNGLIENVDVQLLNNSGNVLASSTQSGVVTEFINRSLDAGTYHIRVYPYNGANTNYNLSVSATINDFAGNNLNSARQITLNSTSSTYTDWVGSADTNDYYRFSLDTTRSLNLAMNGLSGNADVQLLDSSGNAIASSSYGSSGGGGCAQTLSARTASQRPSIPDSDKTSQKSKSTPESASALGLLALATWGVAKALKIRKDKQS
- a CDS encoding TldD/PmbA family protein; the encoded protein is MQTLLADAQNLLSDLIARYSPSVDYLMIRLEEAEGTDILLRGDKVETLSEGISIGGQIRACYKGGWGFSSFNQLSTIRDRIEEAIAAARIVGDEETVLASIDIIQEICVLPLRGTDPRQIPLKQKKELCDRYMDLLRGVDSRITTTSVRYADSTQRVIIATSEKTYIEQSWVDMEIRFAATARNGETVQTGRETSGSRKAFEDLMTLDEQVKLAAQRAVAALSLPSVKGNTYTVVIDPILTGLFVHEAFGHLSEADMAYENPDLLEVMTIGRRFGPKELHIFDGAAPDGHRGSYFYDDEGTPATTTQLIQDGVLVGRLHSRETAGKLDEEPTGNARCLNYHFPPIVRMTNTWIERGKTPVEDLFSEIKEGVYARNWLGGMTNGEMFTFSAGEAWMIRNGKIAEPVKDVTLSGNVFQTLADIEVIGDDFYWDESGGCGKGGQNGLAVGCGGPSLRIRDVVVGGEVG
- a CDS encoding DUF2079 domain-containing protein; its protein translation is MLSRLRKKLQTASELKPVVPTDVKTILPLVGIFFVLCLFVTLNRYYSFYASFDQGIFNQVFWNNLHGRFFQSSLSSSLSTNVVHAGEVATVYYHRLGQHFTPALLLWLPIYALFPSPATLVVFQVIFITAAGLVLYLLARHYLEPPLAVMITASFYGANAVIGPTLSNFHDISQIPLFVFGLLLAMEKRWWQPFWLLAVLILAVREDAGIGLFGVGVYMILSKRFPRAGLAVCTLSFSYILVLTNTIMPLFSKDISQRFMLERFGQYADGNEASTLEIIWGMISNPWRLLVELVTPVDRTIKYLLGHWLPLAFIPIVAPAAWMIASFPLLKLFLGQGDTVLAINVRYALTVVPGLFYGAILWWYKHPKAFKPSFRRFWIGCICVSLLFSFTSSSSALNRAFYFLLPDSFQPWVYVSLPQQWYHVAQIHPLLAQVPPQASVSATTYLVPHLSSRREIIRLPALELRNDERQVIKVDYAIADLWQLQQYQAAFKSDRGFLRELVTLIDQLTNNREYGIVDFRDGVILLKKAATSDQQATKAWLAFRQKLGSRE